Below is a genomic region from Deltaproteobacteria bacterium.
GCTCTTCACCCAGCAGATCGGAGCCTCCGTCCGGGGAGGAAAGGTTTCCGCCTGCCGGGGCCTTGCCAGGGCCTGCGCTCACATCTTCCTTTTCCATGTCCAGCGAAACCGGGCTTGAAAGGTCGTAGTCGACCGCGGCCACGACCTCGTGGCGCCCGGCGCCGAGCCGCTTGGTGCCGAGTATCAGGGCGTTCTCTCCGAACTCCTCCTTTACGGACTTCATCGCTTCCCTGACGGTTACGCCGGTGAACCTTTTTATCCTCATGCTACAACCTCACCACTTTTAATGTCTGGACCTTTGCGTTTCCGGCAATCTCGTTATGAGAAAGGATGGCTACCGCCGGGAAGACCCTCTCGGTAAGCCTCCTTACGAACCTTCTCGTCTGGTGCGAGACGAGGAGCACAGGCTGGTGCCCCTTCGACATCGTCTCCTCGAGCCCCTCCTTGAGCCTCGAAAGTATCCTCTGCGCGAGCCCCGGCTCTATGGTGAGGAACGACCCCTGCGGGGTCTCGTGGACCGACTTGGTTATCGCCTCCTCTATTTCGTGGCTCAGTGATATGGCCTGTATCGTCGAATCGCCGGATATGTGGCTTTTAGTAATCTGCCTCGCAAGCCCCATCCTCACGTACTCGGTGAGGAGGTCGGTGTCTTTAGTTATCGGCGCGTAGTCGGCCAGGGTCTCTAGTATGGTCTGGAGGTCCCTTATGGATATCCTCTCCTTCAAGAGGTTCTGGAGCACTTTCTGGACAGCCCCGAGGCTCAGAAGCCCGGGCACCAGCTCCTCAACTACCTTCGGGTGGGTCTTCGCCACCCTGTCTATAAGGGACTGCACCTCCTGCCGCCCGAGTATCTCGTTCGCATAGCTCCTTATGACCTCGGTCACATGCGTAGCCGCGATAGCCGAGTGGTTTACGACGGTATAGCCCATGAGCTGCGCCCTCTCGACCTGGGCGTCAGGGACCCAGATCGAAGGCAGGCCGAAGGCGGGGTCGGTAGTTGCGACGCCCTCGAGGCCGGGCTGCGCGTTCCCCGGGTCTATGGCGAGAGAATGCCCGGCCAGGAGCTCGCCTTTCGCCACCTCCACGCCTTTTACGAGGAACACGTACTCGGAGGGCTTAAGCTGCAGATTGTCTTTTATGTGCACCGGAGGCACCATTATGCCCATGTCCTCGGCGAACTGCCTTCTGATGGCCTTTATCCTCTCCAGGAGCTCGCCGCCCTCGCTCGAATCGACGAGCGGGATGAGCCTGTAGCCGACTTCGAGGCTAAGAGTGTCTATGAGCGGCACCTCGTCGGTTGCCTCTTTCGCCGCAGGCTTGCTCTCGGCCGCTTT
It encodes:
- a CDS encoding flagellar biosynthesis protein FlhA, which gives rise to DAMPGKQMAIDADLNAGLIGDEEARRRRKEVSQESDFYGAMDGASKFVRGDAVAGILITIINIAGGLVIGVLQQGLPVGEAAMTYTLLTVGDGLVTQIPALIISTAAGIVVTNVSSESGLSDSIGRQFLLSPKPLFIAASILFVFGLVPGLPHIAFLTLSAITGAIGYLVYKSAEEKKAEETERKAAESKPAAKEATDEVPLIDTLSLEVGYRLIPLVDSSEGGELLERIKAIRRQFAEDMGIMVPPVHIKDNLQLKPSEYVFLVKGVEVAKGELLAGHSLAIDPGNAQPGLEGVATTDPAFGLPSIWVPDAQVERAQLMGYTVVNHSAIAATHVTEVIRSYANEILGRQEVQSLIDRVAKTHPKVVEELVPGLLSLGAVQKVLQNLLKERISIRDLQTILETLADYAPITKDTDLLTEYVRMGLARQITKSHISGDSTIQAISLSHEIEEAITKSVHETPQGSFLTIEPGLAQRILSRLKEGLEETMSKGHQPVLLVSHQTRRFVRRLTERVFPAVAILSHNEIAGNAKVQTLKVVRL